The following DNA comes from Pelotomaculum isophthalicicum JI.
GCGGTTTCGACTATTACTCCGTCACCTTGTGTCAACATATTTCCAGCGGGGTCAAAAAAGTATACTTTCCCAGCCTTTTTAAAACGCACCCCTACCACTAGCAGTCCCATTGGTAAACCTCCCAATCTGTTTGTGTGCCGCTAATCCCCCCGGCCAGGCGCAAAAATAATGCCTCAAGAACCAGTCTTGTATTTGCGTTGCCCAGGACTTTAGTCTTTGCCTTTGTAATATCTTCTATTATTTCCACTAGACGCCCGGTTTCAAAATAACCAGTCTCTTTTTCCAACGCAATAATCTGGTCGGGGTTAAATAAAAGTCTTGCTTCGCCTGTCTCTTTCCAAACTAAAAGATCCCGGAACCAACACGCCAGCATTTCCAATAAACCCAAAGCGTTGTCCCTGTTCTTGGACACTTTCTCCGCTTCTTCCAAAGCCTCCAGAGCACCCGCTTCCTTCAATAAAACAGTCAACCGGAGAGCGGCATCCCGCTCTTTTTGAAAGGAACCTGAAGCATAAGCAAGCGCCTTGCCCAGGCTGCCGCCGGATAGAGCGGCCAGCAGCCCGGCTTCATCCCGCGCCAGCCCATGCCGGTTGTATAAAAGCGAATTAAGTTGATTAAAAGGAATTAACTTGAAATTAAACTGCTGGCAGCGCGACAAAACGGTAGAAGGCAATATCTGCGGCAACGCTGTCAGCAGGATAAAAACTGTTTCGTCAGGCGGTTCCTCAAGTGTTTTTAACAGGCAGTTGGCAGCTTCGGAGGTCATTGCTTCAGCCTGCTCAATTATAATTACTTTTCGCCCGCCCTGATATGAGTGAAACATTACCTTGCGCTGTATTCCACGTATCTGTTCAATCTTTATTGATGAGCCTTCCGGCCGCACACAGTGAAGGTCCGGGTGATTGGCGTGCTCAAACTGCCGGCATGCCCGGCATGACCCGCAGGCGTCACCCTTGTCCGGACCGGCGCAGAGCAGTGACCGCGCAAACGCCAGGGCGGTTGTCGCCTTGCCTACTCCTTCCGGCCCCGCAAATAAATAGGCATGGCCCACCCTGTCATATAGAAGAGCGTTAAGCAAAGCCCGGATAATCTGTTCGTGCCCGGTTATTTCTCTCAGGAGAAGCATTGCAAAACTCCTATCATAATAAAGTAGTCAGGAGTCAGGAGTCAGGAGTCAGAATAATCTTAGGGTATAACTCAAGGGTTAAAAAACCTTAAAGGAATGCAAGAACCCTACTGAATTCTGACTACTGACTACTGACTACTTGAATAGTAACAACATTCCTAAACAAGAACAATATCCCTGACTACTTGATAGATTTCCTTGTGAATTTCCTCAATATCTCTTAGCCGCCCGCCGGCTACGCAATTAATCCGGCGCCATTTATGCCGCTCAGCGATTTTGCGGGCATTGTGGTACGATTTTACGATATATTCATAATTTCGTTCATGGATATCTTTTTCTTCTTCACCCAGCTTGTTAACCCTGCCGTTGATAAGCACTCTGCTATACTCCGGCGGCATATCCAAAAAAATGACTAAATCGGGTGCCGGGAGCTGAAATAAGGTGAACTCAAAATGCAACAACCAGTTGATATAATTTTCTCTTTCAATATCGTTAGTTATTTTCGCCGCTTGATGAACCATATTCGCCGTCGTATAGCGGTCGGCGATAATAATACCGCCCTTATTATAGAATTCTTCCCATTCTTTCTTATACGAGGCATACCGGTCAACAGTATAAAATGTGGACGCGATATAAGGATTCACTTCATTCGGATCACTGCCGAATTCACCGTTTAAGTACATTTTAATTAAGGCCGAAGAACCGCTCCCATAATTTGGAAACTCAACTTTTTTTGTATGATAACCCTCCGCCGTCAACCGCTTGTACAGTTTTTCAGCCTGGGTACCCTTGCCGCTTCCGTCGCCCGCTTCTAAAGCTATGAGTTTCCCTTTCATAATTGCTTCCGCACAGCCCCCTTGCTTTCCCTATATGTTATTCTACCACAACTTTAATACTTTTTAACGTCTGGTCGGACGGTCCCTGGCAAGGCAGTCCAAGTTTTCTTACCGCCTCCAGGTAATCATAGACTCCGGGAGTTATTTCTTCTCCCGGACACAGTACAGGAATACCCGGCGGGTAAACCGCCACCATCTCGGCGGATATCCTGCCGCGGGCTTCTGCCGTCGCAATCCTTCGGACCGGAGCAAACCAGGCGTCCCTAGGCTTCATTCTGACGACCGGACAAGCCGGTATTTCGGGCAAGTTGACAGGCGCTGCGACAAGCTTGTCCCGCTGCGCTATCTCCGACAAAGCAAAGACCAGGGCGTCGCACTCCGCCGTCGCGCTGCCGGGTGACAAAAATGCGACAATATTGACCTGGTCGGCCATTTCAATATAAATATTGTAGCGACTGGATAACAATTCGCCGACCTGATAACCGGTCAGGCCCAAACCTCTAACCGATACGACCAGTTTAGTCGAATCAAGAGATTGACTGCCGCCGGCCAGGTACTCTTCTGATAAAACCTCCAGTCCGTTGATACCGGACAGTCGCTTTCTTGTTTTGTTCGCCAGTCTCAAGGTCCTTTCCAACAAGTCTTCGCCGGTTAAGGCCAGTTGCCGCCTGGTCAGGTCAAGTGAAGCCATCAGAAGATAAGACGGGCTGGTGGTCTGTAATAAATCCAGCGCGCCGGCCACCGCGCCGGCATCAAGAAGCCTGCCGCTCAGGTGCAACAGCGAACTCTGGGTTAACGAGCCGCCCATTTTGTGGGTGCTCTGCACGGAAGCATCGGCGCCCGACGCCATGGCGTCACCCGGCAACCCGCGGTGAAACCGCAGGTGGGCGCCATGCGCCTCATCAACGAAAAGCGGTTTGCCGGCGGCGTGAGACACCCGGACCTGCCCGGCTAAGTCATCCGCAACCCCGTAATAGTTCGGGCGTACTGTCAGAACTGCCGCGGCGCCGGGGTTCGCTTCCAGCGCCTGATTTATTTGCCCGGGCGAAACGCCTGAAGCAATTCCAAACTCATTAATTATTCCGGGCATTACATACACCGGGTCGGCGCCGGACAAAATTAAACCGCCCATTACGGAGCGGTGGGCGTTCCTGGGAACAATTACGCTCCCCCGTTCTCCCACCGCCATTAGTAAAGCATGAATTCCCACCGTAGTGCCGTTTACCAGAAAAAAACTCTTAGCGGCTCCATAAGCCCGGGCCGCCAACTCCTGAGCCCGGGCAATCACTCCCCGCGGGTTATGCAAGTCGTCCAGCTCCGGTATCTCCGTCAAATCCAATGCGAACAAAGCCTGTCCTTCAAGAGATGACAGTTCCCCGGACAGACCCCGGCCTTGCTTGTGCCCAGGCATATGAAAATTTGCCGCTTGTTTCCCGGCATAGACTTGTAATGCTTCAAAAAGGGGAGCGTCACTTTGCCCGTTAATGGTTGACAACCTCCAAGCTAATTGATAACTGACAAATTTACCAAACCATTATTTCGCAGGAAAACACAAGTTATACTAATTAACTATTTTAGCATAACTGTCTCCGCCTTACCAAGTTTAGGCATAGTTATTCCCAATAGTTTTAGCTCATAGATAACTGATTCCTGGTCAAAATATTTTTAAACAACATTAAAGAAAGGGTGTGGACAGCCACGGCCGGGAATATTAAATCGAAAGTCGATGAAAAATCCCTGTCAAAAAAGTATCGCACCAATGTTGGCAGATTAATCAAGGCATTTAAACTCGGTCTTTCCGATC
Coding sequences within:
- the holB gene encoding DNA polymerase III subunit delta'; its protein translation is MLLLREITGHEQIIRALLNALLYDRVGHAYLFAGPEGVGKATTALAFARSLLCAGPDKGDACGSCRACRQFEHANHPDLHCVRPEGSSIKIEQIRGIQRKVMFHSYQGGRKVIIIEQAEAMTSEAANCLLKTLEEPPDETVFILLTALPQILPSTVLSRCQQFNFKLIPFNQLNSLLYNRHGLARDEAGLLAALSGGSLGKALAYASGSFQKERDAALRLTVLLKEAGALEALEEAEKVSKNRDNALGLLEMLACWFRDLLVWKETGEARLLFNPDQIIALEKETGYFETGRLVEIIEDITKAKTKVLGNANTRLVLEALFLRLAGGISGTQTDWEVYQWDC
- a CDS encoding dTMP kinase, which produces MKGKLIALEAGDGSGKGTQAEKLYKRLTAEGYHTKKVEFPNYGSGSSALIKMYLNGEFGSDPNEVNPYIASTFYTVDRYASYKKEWEEFYNKGGIIIADRYTTANMVHQAAKITNDIERENYINWLLHFEFTLFQLPAPDLVIFLDMPPEYSRVLINGRVNKLGEEEKDIHERNYEYIVKSYHNARKIAERHKWRRINCVAGGRLRDIEEIHKEIYQVVRDIVLV
- a CDS encoding aminotransferase class I/II-fold pyridoxal phosphate-dependent enzyme; amino-acid sequence: MSTINGQSDAPLFEALQVYAGKQAANFHMPGHKQGRGLSGELSSLEGQALFALDLTEIPELDDLHNPRGVIARAQELAARAYGAAKSFFLVNGTTVGIHALLMAVGERGSVIVPRNAHRSVMGGLILSGADPVYVMPGIINEFGIASGVSPGQINQALEANPGAAAVLTVRPNYYGVADDLAGQVRVSHAAGKPLFVDEAHGAHLRFHRGLPGDAMASGADASVQSTHKMGGSLTQSSLLHLSGRLLDAGAVAGALDLLQTTSPSYLLMASLDLTRRQLALTGEDLLERTLRLANKTRKRLSGINGLEVLSEEYLAGGSQSLDSTKLVVSVRGLGLTGYQVGELLSSRYNIYIEMADQVNIVAFLSPGSATAECDALVFALSEIAQRDKLVAAPVNLPEIPACPVVRMKPRDAWFAPVRRIATAEARGRISAEMVAVYPPGIPVLCPGEEITPGVYDYLEAVRKLGLPCQGPSDQTLKSIKVVVE